The DNA window TTTGAAGAAAAGCTGTTATTTTCGACTTCTTCGgggaaaataaaagaattgaaCATAATAAAAGGGGAAGTGAAAGTACTTGGTAATGCAGAAAGTGAAGTATTTGTACTTGCATACGATAATGAAGACAAATATGTGTATGTTCCAAGACAGACCCAGGAGCAAATAATAAGGTATTGTCATTAAATCTATCAATTTGtaattaatcaaatataagCAAGTTATTGTCAATAGATCGTATAACGAGGtgattaattgttatttttgtttggaAACACATCCAGGCAGTCACGACGGCATGTTCCTTTCATCCACGTTATGAAGTAAGTTCAAATTAGGAGACCGGAAATGCAGATACtatttttatgaaagaaaaGTTAAGAAAATCATGCcttatagtatatataattatttgattggctaatacaGAAATCATTTGTCAtagtttaattttgatgttttttcctAAAATTGGCAGAAGCGATGAATAACCGTAAAAAAAGAAGCATCCATCGAACCGATGAATTACCCTTGTCGTACTCAATGACtcccttaaaaaatatgacgTCACCTAACgccagtaaaacaaaaacaaatatgacaacgGCCAGGTGAGAAGTCCATCAAGTGATGAAGAAGCTGACTATAATGAATggcctttgctcattgttgagggacgtacggtgacctatagttgttaatttctgtgtcattttggtcattggcaatcataccacatcttctttttttatacatacaaGACTTGGAAATTCATCTATAATGTCGACGATATCTCTTGTAAACGGCTCTTTTCAGGGCCATATATATTTCATAGAAAGAATCTACCTTTGTTGTCCTTTTACATTCGCGAAAAGTCAATagacagaaaataattttctcaGGTAAGTGTTTTTGATAGTAATATGTTTGTtcggtataataaaacaattatgcCCCCGTGAAAAAAATCCTTACTcgaaatatcaatattaaatattcacTTCCTCAGCGGGCCAttcttgtattttatataagtCACTTTCTTCTCACAATGGAAAATGTGATTTATATGTGTTGGTGTTTGCTTCTAAAGCAAAGTATTTTTACTTGATTCAGATTCCCTTATCCAAGCAATCAGACCACTGAGTTTGAAATTGTTGTCTCGGAAATTATTCCAGGCGGGATCGCATTTGACTCCGAACATAGATATCTATACTGGACTGAACCTATGGAAGGAAAGATAATGAGAAGTAATACAAATGGATCAAATATAACCAGAATTTTCAATGACACAGTCGAACCTGCTGCACTTACCATTGACAAAGAGAATAGGTTGGTAACTTTTCTaattttttgatacaataaaaTGATCATATTGTAATACATAACTGCATAGCACGTTTTAGTAAACTAAAGTATTTCCTTACCAAAGGCTTTCCGCGCGTATTGATATAACTTAAGATCGTTGAccagattttcagaaaatttagtTATTCGTTAATTTGTCTTATACGTAAACATGCTTtgagacctgttggtgaccttctgctgttgtttttttatttggtcgggttgttgtctcgttgacaaattacctatttccattctcaattttatttaacatcatGTTATGATAACCGAGTACCAACTGTTATTTTGTATTCTAAAAACAACAGTTTGAGTGTTtctctagttttttttaataatacgTCAGGAACTACAGGCGTAAAAACGAAAATCTGCAAATAATCAAACTGTATATATATGATCCGTATTGTCATGAAAATGCGATTACCCTCAACAGCGCTTAAGACCGAGAGGTCACGGTGTTTTGTCAAAGAGGATCAAATATCATCCCCAACCTAAGACAGATCGGGAACATTTTTGTCAGGTAGTGATATATACCTTATTAAATCCTATTGCAGGAATTGTAGAAAAAGAAACCAATTTGAAGTACTCTCAACGACTTGTGTGTTCGTATCGGCTGACAGTGTCTGCTAACAGTCAATAAAGAACCATCTGAATTCAAgttaattgttaaattttacaacacttaccgttacattaatgatattttccaaaattctacaaaagactaccaaaatttaccaaaaggtactgatattaaattaaatcaaatatatgtataaactaTAATAACTAACTGTCCTTTCCTAGATTTCGATTTTGTTCCTTTACCAATGAGACACAACATAAAACTTTAAGACAAAAGACCGTTTATCGGCTTCCtactgttaattttatttctattgtgGACAGTGTCTATATTATCTAAATATATTCATCTGTCCGtagtgaatttgttttaattgcaatgaACGCAGACTATCTATTACTGGTAATAATTAAGTCAATGATTTTGCCATCATACTTTTACTTTAAACCTTTAGTATAAACGTGAGAAGATGTTGTAATATACGATAACTCATCTGCATGTTctactaaagaattgtccattaAATTGACTAAAATTTTGTCCGCAGTTTAAGAGGGTCTTCATATATACTGTGAAACTATTTACTCGCgcagtggtattaaccatatgtggattcttaaaaactcttaagaacttttttaaaaattttaatctcTGTCTTTTTCTGAAGTTAGTTCTAtcaaaactttagatttttcaaccttgtatACAACCATTACccatgtgaaatttaaaaaccgtctaaaagaaataatccacaaaaTGCTTTCCATCATAAacatggtagcatacgctataactTTATCACTTTGGAataccataaggcatatttcgttaataaggaacaaaagggtaaaacacattacacagaggaacaagtgatcagtacaTTTGTATGCCGGAGTTTCTTATTggcaacatatttgttgaattataTTAGTCGGAGTTCTTTCAGACACTTTTCACTGTGAGATGATAAAACTtaaggctctaaagagcctgtgtcgctcaccttggtctttgtgaatattaaacaaaggaagcagatggattcatgacaaaattgtgttttggtgatggtgatgagtttgtagatcttactttactgaacattattgctgcttacaattatctttatctataatgaacttggctcagtagtttcagtggaaaatgttacttatttgtaaatcttactttcctgaacattattgctgtttacagtttatctctttctataataaaattcaagataataaccaataacagcaaaatttccttaaaataaccaatgcagggacagcaacccaacaacgggttgtccgattcatttaccccgtcagatttgctctaactTCTTTGGTTGTTGAGttgtaagccaaaaactgctttttacccctatgttctattttaagccatagcggccatcttggttggatggtcgggtcaccggacacaatttttaactagataacccaaagatgattgtggccaagtttggattaattcggtccattagtttcagaggagaagatctttgtaaaagattactaagatttacggaaaatggtttaaaattgactataaagggcaataactcctaaagggataaattgaccatttcggtcatgttaatttatttgtaaatctgactttgctgaacattattgctgtatacagtttatcactatctataataatattcaagataataaccaaaaacagcaaaatttccttaaaataaccaattcaggtgcagcaacccaacaacaggttgtctgattcatctggaaatttcagggtagatagatcttgacctgatattcaattttacccctgtcagatttgctcttaatgctgtGGGTTTTACTTATAagccaaacactgcattttacccctatgttctatttttagccgtggcggccatctttgttggatggtcgggtcaccggacacattttcaATCTAGATAACCCAAaaatgattgtggacaagtttggattaatttggcccagtagtttgagaggagaagatttttgtaaaagattactaagatttacggaaaatggttaaaaattgaatataaagggcaataactccttaaggggtcaattaaccatttcggtcatgttgagttatttgtaaatctgactttgctgaacaatattgctgt is part of the Mytilus trossulus isolate FHL-02 chromosome 13, PNRI_Mtr1.1.1.hap1, whole genome shotgun sequence genome and encodes:
- the LOC134694168 gene encoding uncharacterized protein LOC134694168 — translated: MKLSQIMLDMMSVLFIVTGFYCFEEKLLFSTSSGKIKELNIIKGEVKVLGNAESEVFVLAYDNEDKYVYVPRQTQEQIIRFPYPSNQTTEFEIVVSEIIPGGIAFDSEHRYLYWTEPMEGKIMRSNTNGSNITRIFNDTVEPAALTIDKENRNCRKRNQFEVLSTTCVFVSADSVC